Proteins found in one Mesorhizobium sp. CAU 1732 genomic segment:
- a CDS encoding valine--tRNA ligase — protein sequence MLEKTYDSNAVEPRIAKAWEDADAFAAGAGSKPGAEAFTIVIPPPNVTGSLHMGHALNNTLQDILVRFERMRGKNVLWQPGMDHAGIATQMVVERKLTEQQIHRRDLTREQFIDKVWEWKSESGGMIFNQLKRLGASCDWGRERFTMDEGLSEAVLEVFVTLYEQGLIYKDKRLVNWDPKLLTAISDLEVEQVEMNGNLWHFRYPIEGKTYDPLDPSTYVTVATTRPETMLGDTGVAVHPEDERYTALVGTNVVLPIVGRKIPIVADDYSDPEKGTGAVKMTPAHDFNDFEVGKRHHLRMVSILNQDATINILDNDDFLEGVEATDLRQAVWAQLHGLDRFEARKLIVQIMEEGGYLDKVEPHRHAVPHGDRGGVPIEPFLTDQWYVDAKTLAQPAIASVREGRTNFVPKNWEKTYFEWMENIQPWCVSRQLWWGHQIPAWYGPDGHVFVARSEKEALDVAVEYYLAVDTPWKAWVEEKLENFEPGEILTRDEDVLDTWFSSALWPFSTLGWPQKTKELDTYYQTDVLVTGFDIIFFWVARMMMMGLHFMKEEPFHTVYVHALVRDKNGAKMSKSKGNVIDPLELVDEYGADALRFTLSIMAAQGRDVKLDPARVAGYRNFGTKLWNATRFGEMNGVAHDANFRPENAKLTVNRWILTELSRATAQVTDGITSYRFNEAAGAAYRFVWNLVCDWYVELLKPVFNGEDEAGKAESRACMAYVLDEIYKLLHPMMPFMTEELWAQTAGGGVIRETLLCHADWPMPDFEDAEAAAEINWLVDLVTGIRSVRSEMNVPAAAIAPLVLVGANAMTRERVARHDPAIRRLARIGEVGFDTAAPRGSAQLVLGEATACLPLGDLIDLKAEEARLSKDLAKNADEMARIDKKLANPNFVAKAAEDVVAAEREKLAEFAEARTRLETALARVRDAG from the coding sequence ATGCTCGAGAAGACCTACGATTCCAACGCGGTCGAACCCCGGATCGCCAAAGCCTGGGAGGATGCGGACGCGTTCGCCGCCGGCGCCGGATCGAAGCCGGGCGCCGAGGCGTTCACGATCGTGATCCCGCCGCCGAACGTTACCGGCTCGCTGCATATGGGCCATGCGCTCAACAACACGCTGCAGGACATTCTGGTCCGCTTCGAGCGCATGCGCGGCAAGAACGTGCTGTGGCAGCCGGGCATGGATCATGCCGGCATCGCGACCCAGATGGTCGTCGAGCGCAAATTGACCGAGCAGCAGATCCATCGCCGTGACCTCACGCGCGAGCAGTTCATCGACAAGGTCTGGGAGTGGAAGTCCGAATCGGGCGGCATGATCTTCAACCAGTTGAAGCGGCTGGGTGCGTCCTGCGATTGGGGCCGCGAGCGCTTCACCATGGACGAGGGCCTGTCCGAAGCCGTTCTCGAGGTCTTCGTCACGCTCTACGAGCAGGGGCTGATCTACAAGGACAAGCGCCTCGTCAACTGGGACCCCAAGCTTCTCACCGCGATCTCGGACCTTGAGGTCGAGCAGGTCGAGATGAACGGAAATCTCTGGCATTTCCGCTATCCCATCGAAGGCAAGACCTACGATCCGCTCGACCCGTCGACCTACGTCACGGTTGCGACGACGCGGCCGGAAACGATGCTGGGCGATACCGGCGTCGCAGTGCACCCGGAGGATGAGCGCTATACGGCGCTCGTCGGCACGAATGTCGTCCTCCCGATCGTCGGCCGCAAGATTCCGATCGTCGCCGACGACTATTCCGATCCCGAAAAGGGCACGGGCGCGGTCAAGATGACGCCGGCCCACGATTTTAACGATTTCGAGGTCGGCAAGCGCCATCATCTGCGCATGGTGAGCATCCTCAACCAGGATGCGACCATCAACATCCTCGACAATGACGACTTTCTCGAAGGCGTCGAGGCGACGGATTTGCGTCAGGCCGTCTGGGCGCAGCTTCACGGGCTGGATCGATTCGAGGCGCGCAAGCTGATCGTGCAGATCATGGAAGAGGGCGGCTACCTAGACAAGGTCGAGCCGCACCGGCACGCCGTGCCGCATGGCGACCGCGGCGGCGTGCCGATCGAGCCTTTCCTGACCGACCAGTGGTATGTCGACGCCAAGACGCTCGCCCAGCCGGCGATTGCCAGCGTCCGCGAGGGCCGCACGAACTTCGTCCCGAAGAACTGGGAGAAGACCTATTTCGAGTGGATGGAGAACATCCAGCCCTGGTGCGTGTCGCGCCAATTGTGGTGGGGCCACCAGATTCCGGCCTGGTACGGCCCGGACGGCCACGTCTTCGTCGCGCGCAGCGAGAAGGAAGCGCTGGACGTCGCGGTCGAGTATTATCTCGCCGTCGACACGCCGTGGAAGGCGTGGGTCGAGGAGAAATTGGAGAACTTCGAGCCGGGCGAAATCCTGACCCGTGACGAGGATGTTCTGGACACCTGGTTCTCGTCCGCTCTCTGGCCGTTTTCGACGCTGGGCTGGCCGCAAAAGACCAAGGAACTCGACACCTACTACCAGACCGACGTTCTGGTGACCGGCTTCGACATCATCTTCTTCTGGGTTGCCCGCATGATGATGATGGGCCTCCACTTCATGAAGGAGGAGCCGTTCCACACCGTCTACGTGCATGCGCTGGTTCGCGACAAGAACGGCGCCAAGATGTCGAAGTCCAAGGGCAACGTCATCGACCCGCTGGAACTGGTCGACGAATACGGGGCCGACGCGCTGCGCTTCACGCTGTCGATCATGGCGGCACAAGGGCGCGACGTGAAGCTCGATCCCGCGCGCGTGGCGGGCTATCGCAACTTCGGAACCAAGCTCTGGAACGCGACGCGGTTCGGCGAGATGAACGGCGTGGCGCATGACGCCAACTTCCGCCCCGAGAACGCGAAGCTCACGGTCAACCGCTGGATCCTGACGGAATTGTCGCGTGCGACCGCGCAGGTCACCGACGGCATAACGAGCTATCGGTTCAACGAGGCTGCGGGCGCCGCATATCGCTTCGTCTGGAATCTCGTCTGCGACTGGTATGTCGAGTTGCTGAAGCCCGTCTTTAATGGCGAGGACGAGGCGGGAAAGGCCGAAAGCCGTGCGTGCATGGCCTATGTGCTCGACGAGATTTACAAGCTGCTGCATCCGATGATGCCGTTCATGACCGAGGAGCTCTGGGCACAGACAGCCGGCGGCGGCGTGATCCGCGAAACGCTGCTGTGCCACGCGGACTGGCCGATGCCCGATTTCGAGGACGCGGAAGCCGCTGCCGAAATCAACTGGCTCGTCGATCTCGTCACCGGCATTCGTTCGGTGCGGTCCGAGATGAACGTGCCTGCCGCCGCGATCGCGCCTCTGGTGCTGGTGGGGGCGAATGCCATGACGCGCGAACGCGTCGCGCGGCACGATCCGGCAATTCGCAGGCTGGCGCGCATCGGCGAGGTCGGCTTCGACACAGCCGCGCCCAGGGGCTCCGCGCAATTGGTGCTCGGAGAGGCGACAGCATGCCTGCCGCTCGGCGACCTCATCGACCTCAAGGCCGAGGAGGCGCGTCTGTCCAAGGATCTCGCCAAGAATGCGGACGAGATGGCGCGCATCGACAAGAAGCTCGCCAACCCGAACTTTGTCGCCAAGGCAGCGGAGGATGTCGTGGCGGCAGAGCGCGAAAAGCTGGCGGAGTTCGCGGAAGCGCGCACGCGGCTGGAGACGGCGCTGGCACGGGTTCGCGACGCGGGCTGA
- a CDS encoding type II toxin-antitoxin system VapB family antitoxin, which yields MALSIRDKATDAAVRRLAELRGKGLTETIREAIENELRRSEEGIPLIEKIKALQDEFAKYPKTGNEADKAFFDELSGDL from the coding sequence ATGGCTCTCTCCATACGAGACAAAGCAACTGACGCCGCCGTGCGCCGCTTGGCCGAACTCAGGGGCAAGGGTTTGACGGAAACCATTCGCGAGGCGATCGAGAATGAACTGCGTCGTTCGGAAGAAGGAATTCCGCTGATCGAGAAGATCAAGGCGTTGCAGGATGAGTTCGCCAAATACCCCAAGACAGGAAATGAAGCCGACAAAGCTTTTTTTGACGAACTGAGCGGCGATCTCTGA
- the ilvD gene encoding dihydroxy-acid dehydratase — MDARAISKAKLPSRHVTVGPARAPHRSYLYAMGLSQQEIAQPLVGVASCWNEAAPCNISLMRQAQVVKKGVAAANGTPREFCTITVTDGIAMGHQGMKASLVSRDVIADSVELTMRGHCYDALVGLAGCDKSLPGMMMAMVRLNVPSIFIYGGSILPGTYRGRQITVQDVFEAVGQHSVGSISDEDLLEVEMAACPSAGSCGAQFTANTMATVAEAIGLALPYSCGAPAPYEMRDRFNFATGEKIMELVAKNIRPRDIVTLKALENAAAVVSATGGSTNGALHLPAIAHEAGIKFDLFDVAAIFEKTPYIADLKPGGKYVAKDMFEAGGIPLLMKTMLDHGYLHGDCMTVTGRTIAENLEKVAWNDGQDVIRPANNPITVTGGVVGLKGNLATEGAIVKVAGMSTLAFTGPARCFDSEEECFEAVSNRDYAEGDVLVIRYEGPKGGPGMREMLSTTAALYGQGAGSKVALITDGRFSGATRGFCIGHVGPEAAVGGPIALLRDGDMISIDANKGTIDVALSDEELAARRKDWKPRETDYQSGAIWKYAQTVGPARDGAVTHPGGAKETHCYADI, encoded by the coding sequence ATGGACGCACGCGCGATCTCGAAGGCAAAGCTGCCAAGCCGTCATGTGACGGTCGGGCCTGCACGCGCGCCGCATCGCTCCTATCTCTATGCCATGGGCCTCTCGCAGCAGGAGATCGCGCAGCCGCTGGTCGGCGTCGCGTCTTGCTGGAACGAGGCTGCGCCCTGCAACATCTCATTGATGCGCCAGGCGCAGGTTGTGAAGAAGGGCGTCGCCGCCGCAAACGGCACGCCGCGCGAATTCTGCACCATCACCGTCACCGACGGCATCGCCATGGGCCACCAGGGCATGAAGGCGTCTCTGGTGTCGCGTGACGTCATCGCCGACTCGGTCGAGCTGACCATGCGCGGCCATTGCTACGATGCGCTCGTCGGCCTTGCCGGCTGCGACAAGTCGCTACCCGGCATGATGATGGCGATGGTCCGTCTCAACGTGCCGTCGATCTTCATCTATGGCGGCTCCATTCTTCCGGGCACCTATCGTGGCCGCCAGATCACGGTTCAGGACGTCTTCGAGGCCGTCGGCCAGCATTCGGTCGGTTCGATCTCGGACGAGGATCTGCTCGAAGTCGAGATGGCGGCATGCCCGTCCGCGGGTTCCTGCGGCGCGCAGTTCACCGCCAACACGATGGCGACCGTCGCCGAGGCGATCGGTCTGGCGCTGCCCTATTCCTGCGGCGCGCCGGCACCCTATGAGATGCGCGACCGGTTCAATTTCGCGACCGGCGAGAAGATCATGGAACTGGTGGCGAAGAACATCCGCCCCCGTGACATCGTCACGCTGAAGGCACTCGAGAATGCCGCGGCTGTGGTCTCCGCGACCGGCGGGTCCACCAACGGCGCGCTGCACCTCCCGGCCATCGCGCACGAGGCGGGCATCAAGTTCGACCTGTTCGACGTTGCCGCGATCTTCGAGAAGACGCCCTACATCGCCGACCTGAAGCCGGGCGGCAAATATGTCGCGAAGGACATGTTCGAGGCTGGCGGCATCCCGCTTCTGATGAAGACGATGCTCGACCACGGCTATCTGCACGGCGACTGCATGACGGTCACGGGCCGTACCATCGCCGAGAACCTTGAAAAAGTCGCCTGGAACGACGGTCAGGACGTCATCCGCCCCGCCAACAACCCCATCACCGTGACCGGCGGCGTCGTGGGGCTGAAAGGCAACCTTGCGACCGAAGGCGCGATCGTGAAGGTCGCCGGCATGTCGACACTCGCCTTCACCGGCCCGGCGCGCTGCTTCGATTCGGAAGAAGAGTGCTTTGAGGCGGTGAGCAACCGCGATTATGCCGAAGGCGACGTGCTCGTGATCCGCTACGAGGGCCCCAAGGGTGGCCCCGGCATGCGCGAAATGCTGTCCACGACCGCCGCGCTATACGGGCAGGGGGCGGGCAGCAAGGTGGCACTCATCACGGACGGACGCTTTTCCGGTGCCACGCGCGGCTTCTGCATCGGGCATGTCGGTCCCGAGGCAGCCGTTGGCGGCCCCATCGCGCTGCTCCGCGACGGCGACATGATTTCGATCGATGCCAACAAGGGCACGATCGACGTCGCGCTGAGCGACGAGGAACTGGCGGCCCGCCGCAAGGATTGGAAACCGCGCGAGACCGACTACCAGTCGGGCGCGATATGGAAATATGCCCAGACGGTCGGGCCGGCCCGCGACGGCGCCGTGACCCATCCCGGTGGCGCGAAAGAAACGCACTGCTATGCAGATATCTGA
- a CDS encoding TerC family protein, with translation MFDHEWLWPGFLAFVALILFFDLFVLHRKDHVISTREALLTVGGYVSLAMLFAASIFYFEGQQRGSEFLTGYLVEQALSLDNIFVIALIFSYFKVPAEAQYRVLFYGIVGAIVMRLSLIVPGVKLVDQFWWVGALLGIVLLVSGYKMMMSDGDMADPGNSRVVKWLRSTGRVTEDYEGSKFLTRRNGVLFMTPLFLVLITVEITDLVFAVDSIPAVLAISNDPFIVFSSNVFAIMGLRALFFVLSGMMREFRFLKHGLSLVLIFVGFKMLVQHWYKLPSEIALGVVGLLILGSVLLSIIIKDEDQGKTPEEVADLERKAHAAEGPES, from the coding sequence ATGTTTGACCATGAATGGCTCTGGCCTGGATTCCTGGCGTTCGTCGCCTTGATCCTTTTCTTCGACCTGTTCGTCCTTCACAGGAAGGACCACGTCATCTCCACCCGTGAGGCGCTTCTTACGGTTGGCGGCTATGTCTCGCTTGCGATGCTTTTCGCCGCGAGCATCTTCTACTTCGAGGGGCAGCAGCGCGGCTCCGAATTCCTGACCGGCTACCTTGTCGAGCAGGCTCTGTCGCTGGACAATATCTTCGTCATCGCCTTGATCTTCTCCTACTTCAAGGTGCCGGCGGAGGCGCAATATCGCGTCCTCTTCTACGGCATTGTCGGCGCGATCGTGATGCGCCTGTCGCTCATCGTCCCCGGCGTCAAACTGGTCGACCAGTTCTGGTGGGTGGGCGCGCTGCTCGGCATCGTGCTGCTCGTCTCCGGCTACAAGATGATGATGTCGGATGGCGACATGGCCGATCCGGGCAACAGCCGCGTCGTGAAGTGGCTGCGCTCGACCGGTCGCGTGACCGAGGATTACGAGGGCTCGAAGTTCCTCACGCGGCGCAATGGCGTGTTGTTCATGACACCCTTGTTCCTGGTGTTGATCACGGTCGAGATCACCGATCTGGTGTTCGCGGTCGACTCGATCCCGGCCGTGCTCGCGATCTCGAACGACCCGTTCATCGTCTTCTCGTCGAACGTGTTCGCGATCATGGGCCTGCGTGCCTTGTTCTTCGTGTTGTCGGGCATGATGCGTGAGTTCAGGTTCCTCAAGCACGGCCTGTCGCTGGTCCTGATCTTCGTCGGCTTCAAGATGCTGGTCCAGCATTGGTACAAGCTGCCGTCCGAGATCGCGCTTGGCGTGGTCGGTCTGCTCATCCTCGGATCGGTCCTTCTGTCGATCATCATCAAGGATGAAGATCAGGGCAAAACCCCCGAAGAGGTGGCCGATCTCGAGCGCAAGGCCCATGCGGCCGAGGGCCCGGAGAGCTAA
- a CDS encoding SH3 domain-containing protein: MLNTTLRAALLAGAMLVPGVAAAATAAIVTTDLNVRTGPGSAYQRFDTIPAGSPVSVIGCIAGYNWCDISWGGDRGWVSGDYLAYREGGDYYNRPMTSVGISIGVPVVGFDAYTYHDRYYRGRSWYNDRYLDRPSYRPAPREVRRDYREDRRDWRREARDDRRDWRRDGRDDRREWRQDNRDDRREYRQDRRDDRRDDRVDRRDDRRDNPREVRRDDRPQQARPNRSEREALREIRREWPGFNQ; this comes from the coding sequence ATGCTGAATACCACCCTTAGAGCAGCCCTCCTCGCCGGCGCGATGCTGGTACCGGGAGTGGCAGCGGCCGCGACGGCGGCCATCGTGACCACTGATCTGAATGTCCGCACGGGGCCGGGTTCGGCCTATCAGCGCTTCGACACGATCCCTGCCGGAAGCCCCGTCTCGGTCATCGGCTGCATCGCCGGGTACAACTGGTGCGACATAAGCTGGGGTGGCGACCGCGGCTGGGTTTCGGGCGACTATCTCGCCTACCGAGAGGGCGGCGATTACTATAACCGACCGATGACCAGCGTCGGCATCTCGATCGGCGTGCCTGTGGTCGGCTTCGACGCCTATACCTACCACGACCGCTATTATCGCGGCCGTTCCTGGTACAACGACCGCTATCTCGACCGCCCCAGCTATCGTCCGGCCCCACGCGAAGTCCGCCGCGACTATCGGGAGGATCGTCGCGACTGGCGACGCGAAGCGCGCGATGATCGTCGCGACTGGCGTCGGGACGGGCGGGACGACCGCCGTGAATGGCGTCAGGACAATCGCGATGATCGCCGCGAATACCGGCAGGACCGCCGTGACGACCGCAGGGACGATCGTGTCGACAGGCGCGACGACAGACGCGATAACCCGCGCGAGGTCCGCCGCGACGATCGTCCCCAGCAGGCCCGGCCGAATCGCAGCGAGCGCGAAGCGCTGCGTGAGATCAGGCGCGAGTGGCCCGGTTTCAACCAGTAG
- the erpA gene encoding iron-sulfur cluster insertion protein ErpA → MGVDAKSGMKGVEMSESAAKRIVKILAAEPSKIALRVAVEGGGCSGFSYKMDLTDTRNDDDIAIEKDGATVLIDDMSLIYMGGSVIDFVDDLIGQSFQIRNPNAVASCGCGTSFSI, encoded by the coding sequence ATGGGCGTTGATGCCAAGTCTGGAATGAAGGGTGTGGAGATGAGCGAGTCCGCTGCGAAGCGGATCGTGAAAATCCTCGCAGCCGAACCGAGCAAGATTGCACTGCGCGTCGCGGTCGAAGGCGGCGGCTGCTCCGGTTTTTCCTACAAGATGGACCTGACCGACACCCGCAACGACGATGATATCGCCATCGAAAAGGACGGCGCGACCGTCCTGATCGACGACATGTCGCTGATCTATATGGGCGGCTCCGTGATCGACTTCGTCGACGACCTGATCGGCCAGTCCTTCCAGATCAGGAACCCGAACGCCGTTGCGTCATGCGGCTGCGGGACATCGTTCTCGATCTGA
- a CDS encoding deoxyguanosinetriphosphate triphosphohydrolase: protein MATSFDGIGFGYRPRAPYACDPAASRGRFYDEAESPTRTPFQRDRDRIIHSTAFRRLKHKTQVFIAHEGDHYRTRLTHSIEVAQIARALARALRVDEDLAEAIALVHDFGHTPFGHTGEDALNAMMAPWGGFDHNAQSLRIVTRVERRYAEFDGLNLTWETLEGLVKHNGPLTDADGQPLKGELPQTIINFNELFDLELGRYASVEAQAAAIADDIAYNTHDIDDGLRAGLLTLDMLEPLALPGGILRQVREKYPTLDLVRTGHELMRRQITAMVEDVIATAQANLTQIAPRSPADIHAAGRAVVTFSPVMAAQEKELKAFLYANLYRHPNVMAVRANADRIVQDLFGHYFANPRDMPEGWREGLDRAEDRVKARDVADFIAGMTDTYAIKEHRRLFDRTPDLG from the coding sequence TTGGCAACGAGCTTTGATGGGATCGGCTTCGGCTATCGGCCGCGCGCGCCCTATGCATGCGACCCGGCGGCGTCGCGCGGGCGCTTCTATGACGAGGCGGAAAGCCCGACCCGCACGCCGTTCCAGCGCGACCGCGACCGCATCATCCACTCCACGGCCTTTCGCAGGCTGAAGCACAAGACTCAGGTCTTCATCGCGCATGAGGGCGATCACTACCGCACGCGGCTGACGCACTCGATCGAGGTTGCGCAGATCGCCCGCGCGCTGGCGCGCGCGCTTCGGGTGGACGAGGACCTGGCCGAGGCGATCGCGCTGGTACACGATTTCGGCCACACGCCGTTCGGCCATACGGGCGAAGACGCGCTGAATGCGATGATGGCGCCGTGGGGCGGGTTCGATCACAACGCCCAATCGCTGCGCATCGTGACGCGGGTCGAGCGGCGCTATGCAGAGTTCGACGGCCTCAACCTGACATGGGAAACGCTGGAAGGCCTGGTCAAGCACAACGGTCCGCTGACCGATGCGGACGGGCAGCCGCTCAAGGGCGAACTGCCGCAGACCATCATCAATTTCAACGAGCTGTTCGACCTCGAACTCGGGCGGTATGCGTCGGTCGAGGCGCAGGCTGCCGCGATCGCCGACGACATCGCCTACAACACGCATGACATCGATGACGGGCTGCGGGCCGGTCTGCTGACGCTCGACATGCTCGAGCCGCTCGCGCTGCCCGGCGGAATCCTGCGTCAGGTGCGCGAAAAGTACCCGACGCTGGATCTGGTTCGCACCGGTCACGAGCTGATGCGTCGGCAGATCACGGCAATGGTAGAGGACGTGATCGCGACGGCGCAGGCCAATCTCACGCAGATCGCACCGCGATCGCCAGCCGACATTCATGCGGCAGGCCGCGCGGTCGTCACCTTCTCGCCCGTCATGGCGGCTCAGGAGAAGGAATTGAAGGCGTTTCTCTACGCCAACCTCTACCGCCATCCGAACGTCATGGCCGTGAGGGCGAATGCGGACCGGATCGTGCAGGACCTTTTCGGCCATTACTTCGCCAATCCGCGTGACATGCCGGAGGGGTGGCGCGAGGGTCTGGATCGCGCCGAAGACCGGGTCAAGGCGCGCGACGTTGCCGACTTCATCGCCGGCATGACCGACACCTACGCGATCAAGGAACACCGCCGTCTGTTTGACCGGACTCCCGATTTGGGCTAG
- a CDS encoding tetratricopeptide repeat protein — MQISEVVRAGLLTAVAAGALGVAVPSAHALDQSVIGTPQEQRSPWAVFRFGFSAYKSGHKEQAVEAYKYAAENGQLGARWKLARMYAEGDGVARNDYEAFKFFQEIAAQDVEPGSPDESYVADALVALGGYARTGIPDSPIQANPAAAQDYYMRAAATYRNPNAQYEVGKMFLHGEGGMKASLQQAARWFQLSAEKGHAGAQATLGNLLFQSGKAVRGLAMMTAALERAQPSDKGWIRGMQEEAFALAGEADRRTAIALAQDMIAKGN; from the coding sequence ATGCAGATATCTGAGGTCGTCAGGGCAGGCTTGTTGACTGCGGTCGCCGCCGGCGCGCTCGGCGTCGCGGTGCCGTCGGCGCACGCCCTCGACCAGTCGGTCATCGGCACTCCGCAGGAGCAACGCAGCCCGTGGGCGGTGTTCCGCTTCGGCTTCTCCGCCTACAAGAGCGGCCACAAGGAGCAGGCTGTCGAGGCCTACAAATATGCGGCCGAGAACGGCCAGCTCGGCGCTCGCTGGAAGCTTGCGCGCATGTATGCCGAGGGTGATGGCGTCGCGCGCAACGACTACGAGGCGTTCAAGTTCTTCCAGGAGATCGCGGCGCAGGATGTCGAGCCCGGCTCGCCGGACGAGAGCTATGTCGCCGACGCCTTGGTCGCATTGGGCGGCTATGCCCGCACCGGCATTCCGGACTCGCCGATACAGGCCAATCCGGCGGCCGCGCAGGATTACTACATGCGTGCGGCCGCGACCTACCGCAACCCGAATGCCCAGTACGAAGTCGGCAAGATGTTCCTCCACGGCGAGGGCGGGATGAAGGCGAGCCTCCAGCAGGCCGCGCGCTGGTTCCAGCTTTCCGCCGAGAAGGGCCATGCGGGCGCCCAGGCGACGCTTGGAAACCTGCTGTTCCAGAGCGGCAAAGCCGTGCGTGGACTGGCCATGATGACCGCCGCGCTCGAACGCGCCCAGCCATCCGACAAGGGGTGGATACGCGGCATGCAGGAAGAGGCCTTCGCGCTCGCCGGCGAAGCCGATCGCCGTACCGCGATCGCGCTGGCTCAGGACATGATCGCCAAAGGCAACTGA
- the xth gene encoding exodeoxyribonuclease III yields the protein MKIATWNINGVKARIENLVHWLKESQPDIACLQEIKSVDEGFPRLEIEALGYHVETHGQKGFNGVAILSKQKPDEINRGLPGDDEDEQARFIEGVFSTGTGVIRVVSLYLPNGNPVDEDRKFGYKLRWMARLERWAAERLALEEPLVLAGDYNVIPEAIDARHPEQWINDALFVPETRQAFRRLENLGLTDAIRATTDAGDTFTFWDYQAGAWQKNNGIRIDHLMLSPEAAGKLTSASIEKHVRAWEKPSDHVPTIAVLSLN from the coding sequence ATGAAGATCGCGACCTGGAACATCAACGGCGTCAAGGCACGCATCGAGAACCTCGTGCACTGGCTCAAGGAAAGCCAGCCGGACATCGCGTGCCTTCAGGAGATCAAGTCGGTCGACGAAGGATTTCCGAGACTGGAGATCGAGGCGCTCGGCTATCATGTCGAGACGCATGGCCAGAAAGGCTTCAACGGCGTCGCCATCCTGTCGAAACAGAAGCCGGATGAGATCAATCGCGGCCTGCCGGGAGACGACGAGGACGAGCAGGCGCGCTTCATTGAGGGCGTGTTCTCGACCGGGACGGGCGTGATCCGCGTCGTCTCGCTCTACCTCCCCAACGGCAATCCGGTCGATGAGGACCGCAAGTTCGGCTACAAGCTGCGCTGGATGGCGCGGCTGGAGCGATGGGCTGCCGAGCGGCTGGCGCTGGAGGAACCGCTGGTGCTCGCCGGCGACTACAACGTCATCCCCGAAGCGATCGATGCCAGGCATCCCGAACAGTGGATCAACGATGCCCTCTTCGTGCCCGAGACGCGACAGGCGTTCCGGCGGCTGGAAAACCTCGGCCTCACCGACGCGATCCGCGCCACCACCGACGCCGGCGACACATTCACGTTCTGGGATTATCAGGCCGGCGCCTGGCAGAAGAACAACGGCATCCGCATCGATCACCTCATGCTGTCGCCCGAGGCCGCCGGCAAGCTCACATCCGCCTCGATCGAGAAGCATGTGCGCGCATGGGAAAAGCCGTCGGATCACGTCCCGACGATCGCGGTGCTGTCGCTGAATTGA
- a CDS encoding outer membrane protein transport protein, with amino-acid sequence MTHFHIRAVLVGAAIAVTVTSAAQAGGFGRGTADTDILFEPGNFAARAGVTFVNPSRKFSAHPVPGLVGKDYTESYVIPSVAFKAQLFDPLSCAGTYTQPYGGNVNYEGRLTPGKLTEKFRVDEYALTCAVKFGVGPGNFYILGGAFAERFEYDRVNSVIPGVANADLALSGSDYGYRLGIAYDVPEIALRTQLLYRSSTSYGADGNFSIPLLGVSADAFGTGNLPQSLEFKVQSGIAPGWLAFGSVKWTDWSVQQALVVSVPGFPPANSEDTYNWKDGWTVTGGVGHAFNDRISGLVSLSWDKGVNTGWDHSSDTWTAALGGSVKDTWGGEFRGGVGVSYLTSATQEFGDNAGSVVDSGWAYALNVGYKLSF; translated from the coding sequence ATGACACATTTCCACATTCGCGCGGTTCTGGTTGGTGCGGCGATCGCTGTAACCGTGACCTCTGCGGCGCAGGCCGGTGGCTTCGGCCGCGGCACAGCCGACACGGACATCCTGTTCGAACCCGGTAATTTCGCCGCACGCGCCGGCGTGACCTTCGTAAACCCGAGCCGTAAATTCTCGGCGCATCCGGTTCCGGGCCTTGTCGGCAAGGATTATACGGAAAGCTATGTGATACCGTCGGTCGCGTTCAAAGCGCAGCTTTTCGATCCGCTGAGCTGCGCGGGAACCTACACCCAGCCTTATGGCGGCAACGTCAATTATGAGGGACGTCTCACGCCTGGCAAGCTGACCGAAAAGTTCCGTGTCGACGAATATGCGCTGACCTGCGCGGTGAAGTTCGGAGTCGGACCGGGCAATTTCTACATTCTCGGCGGCGCATTCGCGGAGCGTTTCGAATATGATCGCGTCAATTCGGTCATCCCGGGTGTCGCGAACGCGGATCTCGCGCTGAGCGGCAGCGACTACGGCTACCGTCTCGGTATTGCCTACGACGTGCCGGAAATCGCGCTGCGTACGCAGTTGCTCTATCGCTCCAGCACGTCCTATGGCGCCGACGGCAACTTTTCCATCCCGCTGTTGGGCGTTTCGGCCGATGCGTTCGGGACGGGCAACCTGCCACAGAGCCTTGAGTTCAAGGTGCAGAGCGGCATCGCTCCCGGTTGGCTCGCATTCGGTTCGGTCAAGTGGACCGACTGGAGCGTGCAGCAAGCCCTGGTCGTCTCCGTGCCTGGCTTCCCGCCCGCCAACAGCGAAGACACCTACAACTGGAAGGATGGCTGGACGGTTACCGGTGGTGTCGGTCACGCCTTCAACGACCGCATTTCCGGTCTTGTAAGCCTCTCCTGGGACAAGGGCGTGAACACCGGCTGGGATCATTCCAGCGACACGTGGACCGCCGCCCTCGGCGGATCGGTCAAGGACACGTGGGGCGGTGAGTTCCGCGGCGGCGTCGGCGTATCCTACCTGACCTCGGCAACCCAGGAATTCGGCGACAACGCGGGCAGCGTGGTCGATTCCGGTTGGGCCTATGCGCTCAACGTCGGCTACAAGCTGAGCTTCTGA